A window from Photobacterium sp. DA100 encodes these proteins:
- a CDS encoding DUF2960 domain-containing protein produces MSRTIIYTYKNEEKTLTFSYSQYHTIHEAVAAAEGIDLRQYLKMEQQVEAVSSGSKAVRDFRDSHFRKLGFGKITLAKKENRGIGEK; encoded by the coding sequence ATGTCACGCACTATTATTTATACCTATAAGAACGAAGAGAAAACGCTTACGTTTTCTTACTCTCAGTATCATACGATTCATGAGGCGGTAGCAGCAGCAGAAGGAATTGATTTACGCCAGTACTTGAAGATGGAGCAGCAGGTTGAAGCTGTTTCTTCTGGTAGCAAAGCGGTTAGGGATTTTCGCGATAGCCACTTTCGCAAACTAGGCTTTGGAAAAATCACCTTAGCGAAAAAAGAAAACCGCGGTATTGGCGAAAAATAG
- a CDS encoding EAL domain-containing protein: MALPVSLMAALFNLLSIFTGKLGYDSLSVTLGYAGEMTGHMFPLLLNIFLTTYYSSILRLPKAAPISCALASFFIISQQWDLISPVIALPNNFLLSLLTAYASCVIISRIHKVRLFDFDRFITTVDSSIQMIVTCVLTLAILIITSHLSAFVFKTFIHPEIVFPDLDPASFKDGLFYEFIRGILWSLGINGHNILHVYKTELYDISIANMADWKNFGAELNIISTNFYDFFTGMGGSGNTISLVMCMLLFAKSKGYRLLAKAALILTIFNINEPILFGIPVIFNPIMILPFLSVPLVSFLLAYGATAAGIIPPLSEVHSWLIPPVLSGYVASGGEVSVALFQVFLILVGIAIYYPFFKIMDKRSLGVDVSSIFRTHFFKDDEVPVKSKLNSFIPSIQDNMNAQREVEELQSNGAFVLYYQPQVDIQRSEVVALEALLRHEDVNGRVTGPTFLKSFGQLGLLADVDLWVLEKAISDASEMVHSPNFTVSVNVSADTMLKKGFVKSLKQVIDCSRLDYEQVEIEVTEEVLIQDEVRTAKVIQEIKAMGVSVALDDFGTGYSSLAYLSRFEFDKIKIDRSLVENLHSERGRNLFDVVVQLGHIAQAKIVVEGVETAEELDFIHEKGVQYVQGFFFYRPMTKAQIIAEHIVPTCSSQARKKVSSEIEVG; the protein is encoded by the coding sequence GTCTTTGATGGCGGCGCTTTTTAACTTGCTGTCTATATTTACAGGTAAGCTTGGTTATGACAGTCTCAGTGTTACACTCGGCTATGCCGGGGAGATGACAGGACATATGTTCCCGCTGTTATTGAACATTTTCCTGACAACATATTACTCATCAATACTACGCTTACCGAAAGCGGCACCAATATCTTGTGCTCTGGCCTCTTTTTTTATTATTTCCCAGCAGTGGGATCTCATTTCACCTGTCATAGCTCTACCCAATAATTTTTTGCTTTCCCTGCTGACGGCTTATGCTTCTTGTGTCATTATTTCAAGAATACATAAGGTTAGGCTGTTTGACTTTGACCGGTTTATAACAACAGTGGACTCATCAATTCAAATGATAGTCACTTGTGTTCTCACTTTAGCCATATTAATCATAACTTCTCATTTATCCGCATTTGTATTTAAAACATTTATTCATCCAGAAATAGTATTTCCTGACTTGGATCCCGCATCCTTTAAGGATGGTCTGTTTTATGAATTTATTCGAGGGATATTATGGAGTCTGGGTATTAACGGCCATAATATTCTGCATGTTTATAAAACTGAACTTTATGATATCAGTATTGCTAATATGGCGGACTGGAAGAACTTTGGGGCTGAGCTCAACATTATCAGCACTAATTTTTATGATTTTTTCACCGGAATGGGGGGAAGTGGCAATACGATAAGCTTGGTTATGTGTATGCTGTTATTTGCCAAAAGCAAAGGGTATCGCTTGTTGGCGAAAGCTGCGCTCATTTTGACGATATTCAACATCAATGAGCCAATATTGTTTGGCATTCCAGTTATATTTAATCCGATTATGATCTTGCCATTCTTGTCGGTGCCGCTTGTGAGCTTCTTGTTGGCATATGGTGCAACAGCTGCGGGAATCATTCCTCCCTTAAGCGAAGTACACAGCTGGTTGATCCCACCCGTGCTCAGTGGGTATGTTGCCTCCGGTGGCGAAGTCTCGGTGGCTCTCTTCCAGGTGTTTCTTATTTTGGTCGGAATTGCTATTTATTATCCATTTTTCAAAATCATGGATAAGCGTTCGCTTGGTGTAGATGTATCTTCAATCTTCCGCACTCATTTCTTTAAGGATGACGAAGTACCGGTCAAATCAAAGCTGAACAGTTTTATTCCTTCGATACAGGACAATATGAATGCTCAGCGAGAAGTCGAGGAACTCCAGAGTAACGGTGCATTTGTTCTTTATTACCAGCCGCAAGTTGATATACAGCGTTCTGAAGTGGTGGCGTTGGAAGCGTTGCTGCGCCATGAAGATGTAAATGGACGAGTAACGGGGCCAACTTTTTTGAAGTCATTTGGTCAACTTGGGCTGCTAGCCGATGTAGATTTGTGGGTGTTGGAAAAGGCGATTTCAGACGCGTCCGAAATGGTGCATTCGCCAAATTTTACTGTCTCGGTCAACGTGTCTGCCGATACTATGCTTAAAAAGGGATTTGTGAAATCACTGAAGCAGGTCATAGACTGTAGTCGCTTGGATTATGAGCAAGTCGAAATTGAAGTGACAGAAGAAGTGCTTATTCAGGACGAAGTCCGTACGGCGAAAGTGATTCAAGAGATCAAAGCCATGGGAGTATCCGTTGCGCTGGATGACTTCGGGACTGGGTACTCGTCGTTGGCATATTTGTCACGCTTTGAGTTTGATAAGATCAAAATTGATCGCTCTCTGGTGGAAAACTTACATTCTGAACGAGGCAGAAACTTGTTTGATGTTGTTGTTCAGCTTGGCCATATCGCACAGGCTAAGATTGTGGTGGAAGGCGTCGAGACGGCAGAAGAGTTGGACTTCATTCATGAAAAAGGGGTGCAGTATGTACAGGGCTTCTTTTTCTACCGCCCAATGACAAAAGCACAGATCATTGCCGAGCATATCGTGCCGACATGTTCGAGTCAGGCTAGAAAAAAGGTTTCTTCTGAAATTGAAGTAGGGTAA